TTCTAGATTTAAAGATAGTATTGTGCAACCATTTAAAATAAATCCTATAGGAGGACGTATGGAATTTACTCCAGCAACAACCTTTTTGCCAGGAGGCAGCTATTCAATAGATGTAAAGGTAAGTAATTCAAAAGGAGAGAAAACTATTGAAGATGCCGCTAAAATTGTACTAACAAATTCAAGTGGAGTTCCTTATATATTACCATTTAAAAGGGTAAGAGACTATTCTGATGGTTCTACTTTAAATAATACGGATGATGAAAATATAACAATAGATGTAGATTTTGTTCCTGGTACACAAGAAGAAACGAAGTGTATTTATAAATTTTTAGATAAAAATGGCGTTGCTTTTAATCCAAAAGCAGGCGAAATTACTAGATGGATGCCAACATGGCCTTCTATAGATGATTGGGATCCTTATTTTACTCCTGTATTAACAGATACATCTATTGAGCATCAAATGCCTGGTTTAATTGGATTTACATTTCCATATTTTAATGTTGTAGTTGTCAAAGGTCAGTCTTGGGATCAGGGTGGTGATGCGCTTTGTTATTTAAATATTCCAAAAGGTCATCTTAATGAATATAATGTAAATATACAGGTCGCTTTTGCATTTCGTATTTATGCACAAGGAACATTTAATATAACGGTGCATTTACATAAACTTACTAGAAAATAATTTAAATACATTTAAGATGAATAAATTAATTTTATATACTTACCTCCTACTAGGATGCTTATTTGTATCCTGTAACGACTCGATAGACGAAACTGTAAATGAAAGGACTAGTTTTAATCTCGATTTGTATTTTGAAACGTATGGTTTTCAAAAGGCAGAAATGTCAACAACAGAAGATGAGTTTAGCTATATTTTAAAAATAAAAAATAAAGATGCAGCACCTTTAGATGTAACTTTAAAAGTTGATGAACAAATTCTGAATGATTACAATAGCGTTCAGAAAACGGATTATAAAATACTACCAGCAAGTTATTATACGCTAACAGAATCATTAAAACTTAATGCAATAGAAACTAGTACACCTATAGTTTTTAATATTCAAAAAATTGTAGATGAGTTAGGTTTAGAAGCTTCTGCAAATTATGTGGTTCCAATAAAACTACAATCAAATACTGCGGATTCTAATAATGACAGCATTGGTAGTCAAGCAATAGTGCATGTTGCTATAGCAGATCCAACACTCTTTTTTGACGATAAAGTGGTAAAGCTTGTCGTTGACGATACCGTAGCAAAACCAATTTTAAAAGTGTATGCTAAATATAATTTTAATAACATTGATGTTTCTAAATTCACAGTTCAAGCAAATCCAGATAAAGTTGCGACTTATAATGCTGCTAATAATACCAATTATTTGAGTTTTCCAGCAGGTAGTTATAGCTTTAAATCCATCGAAGTTGATAAAAGTAAGCATCAATTAACAATAAGCTATGAACTAGATTCAAAATTACTAGATACCGAAGGTATTAATTCTTACCTGTTGCCTTTAGATTTTGTTTCAGCTGAATATATTATACAGCCAGATACAACCATTAATTTAGATGTTAGCTTTAAATCTACAAAACCAGTATATGAAGGCGTTTTCGATTTAACTACAAATCAACCACCAACAAATGACTATTTTGGTTATCAAGTAACTATTGATTTATCTCAAGCAGCTAAACTTTTGAAAACTACAGAAGACGAATTAAAAATAAGAAGCAATATTGTTTTTTATGCTATCAATAACGATGATAGAACTTTTATGAAAGATTATACAGCTAATCCTCCAGGTTTTTGGTTTAGTAAAAATGGTAATGCTGAGGGTTATAATGATAATTCATTAATGTATGTAGAGTATGACAATGATGGCATACTTAATATTGGTCAATTCCCAGATGCAACAGTATCAGGAGATAAATATACGGTCTCAATGGCTTTGGTCTATAATGGATTAATGGTACGATATAATATACATTTAAATATAAATTAAGATTTTTAGAGACTAATTATAAAAAAGACTGCATGTGTTCAAACACTTTGCAGTCTTTTTTGGTTTTAAAAGGCATCAGATATCAATTTATTTCCAAATCAAAAAACCTCCAAAATCAATGAATTTGGA
The Flavobacterium sp. 5 DNA segment above includes these coding regions:
- a CDS encoding BT_3987 domain-containing protein; protein product: MNKLILYTYLLLGCLFVSCNDSIDETVNERTSFNLDLYFETYGFQKAEMSTTEDEFSYILKIKNKDAAPLDVTLKVDEQILNDYNSVQKTDYKILPASYYTLTESLKLNAIETSTPIVFNIQKIVDELGLEASANYVVPIKLQSNTADSNNDSIGSQAIVHVAIADPTLFFDDKVVKLVVDDTVAKPILKVYAKYNFNNIDVSKFTVQANPDKVATYNAANNTNYLSFPAGSYSFKSIEVDKSKHQLTISYELDSKLLDTEGINSYLLPLDFVSAEYIIQPDTTINLDVSFKSTKPVYEGVFDLTTNQPPTNDYFGYQVTIDLSQAAKLLKTTEDELKIRSNIVFYAINNDDRTFMKDYTANPPGFWFSKNGNAEGYNDNSLMYVEYDNDGILNIGQFPDATVSGDKYTVSMALVYNGLMVRYNIHLNIN